In one Corythoichthys intestinalis isolate RoL2023-P3 chromosome 16, ASM3026506v1, whole genome shotgun sequence genomic region, the following are encoded:
- the LOC130904380 gene encoding uncharacterized protein LOC130904380 isoform X1 codes for MAREVKEINISNYELDLRSDAEDTELTHHASTPASSPSLLWDLGDSEADLNYSSQSTSDNDIQPHDWRRPLSRSSEEDSGYYSQSNGLSTPPRAATAYLADASTQTDIFIKSEAVDEPAILVGENFIFTPSVIRYAPPAQVLVADATAQIDELFIQPNAAPKPAIVADATAQIDGLFIQPNAAPAHVLVADATAQIDELFVQPNVIIPRLIRSGPHELPREPGTPFGFIIDEARGRYYSYYFV; via the exons ATGGCCAGAG AGGTTAAAGAAATCAACATTTCAAACTATG AGTTGGACCTAAGGTCTGATGCGGAGGACACTGAATTGACACATCACGCGTCGACACCGGCTTCTTCGCCATCCCTACTATGGGACCTTGGTGATTCGGAGGCTGATCTTAATTATTCTTCGCAATCGACTTCGGATAACGACATACAGCCGCACGACTGGCGTAGGCCATTATCGCGATCAAGTGAGGAGGACAGTGGCTATTATTCACAATCTAATGGCCTATCCACTCCACCAAGAG CAGCAACAGCATACTTAGCAG ATGCCTCTACACAAACTGACATATTCATTAAATCAGAag cTGTCGATGAGCCAGCCATCTTAGTTGGTGAGAATTTTATATTTACCCCCTCGGTGATTCGATACGCACCACCAGCGCAGGTGTTAGTTGCGG ATGCAACTGCGCAGATTGATGAGTTATTCATTCAACCAAACG ccgcCCCAAAACCTGCAATAGTTGCGG ATGCAACTGCGCAGATTGATGGGTTATTCATTCAACCAAACG cCGCCCCAGCGCATGTGTTAGTTGCGG ATGCAACTGCGCAGATTGATGAGTTATTCGTTCAACCAAACG TTATAATTCCACGTCTCATCAGGAGCGGGCCGCATGAGCTTCCTCGGGAACCTGGCACCCCGTTTGGATTCATTATTGACGAAGCGAGAGGTCGAtattattcatattattttgtctga
- the LOC130904380 gene encoding uncharacterized protein LOC130904380 isoform X3, translating into MAREVKEINISNYELDLRSDAEDTELTHHASTPASSPSLLWDLGDSEADLNYSSQSTSDNDIQPHDWRRPLSRSSEEDSGYYSQSNGLSTPPRAATAYLADASTQTDIFIKSEAVDEPAILVGENFIFTPSVIRYAPPAQVLVADATAQIDELFIQPNAAPAHVLVADATAQIDELFVQPNVIIPRLIRSGPHELPREPGTPFGFIIDEARGRYYSYYFV; encoded by the exons ATGGCCAGAG AGGTTAAAGAAATCAACATTTCAAACTATG AGTTGGACCTAAGGTCTGATGCGGAGGACACTGAATTGACACATCACGCGTCGACACCGGCTTCTTCGCCATCCCTACTATGGGACCTTGGTGATTCGGAGGCTGATCTTAATTATTCTTCGCAATCGACTTCGGATAACGACATACAGCCGCACGACTGGCGTAGGCCATTATCGCGATCAAGTGAGGAGGACAGTGGCTATTATTCACAATCTAATGGCCTATCCACTCCACCAAGAG CAGCAACAGCATACTTAGCAG ATGCCTCTACACAAACTGACATATTCATTAAATCAGAag cTGTCGATGAGCCAGCCATCTTAGTTGGTGAGAATTTTATATTTACCCCCTCGGTGATTCGATACGCACCACCAGCGCAGGTGTTAGTTGCGG ATGCAACTGCGCAGATTGATGAGTTATTCATTCAACCAAACG cCGCCCCAGCGCATGTGTTAGTTGCGG ATGCAACTGCGCAGATTGATGAGTTATTCGTTCAACCAAACG TTATAATTCCACGTCTCATCAGGAGCGGGCCGCATGAGCTTCCTCGGGAACCTGGCACCCCGTTTGGATTCATTATTGACGAAGCGAGAGGTCGAtattattcatattattttgtctga
- the LOC130904380 gene encoding uncharacterized protein LOC130904380 isoform X2 yields the protein MAREVKEINISNYELDLRSDAEDTELTHHASTPASSPSLLWDLGDSEADLNYSSQSTSDNDIQPHDWRRPLSRSSEEDSGYYSQSNGLSTPPRATAYLADASTQTDIFIKSEAVDEPAILVGENFIFTPSVIRYAPPAQVLVADATAQIDELFIQPNAAPKPAIVADATAQIDGLFIQPNAAPAHVLVADATAQIDELFVQPNVIIPRLIRSGPHELPREPGTPFGFIIDEARGRYYSYYFV from the exons ATGGCCAGAG AGGTTAAAGAAATCAACATTTCAAACTATG AGTTGGACCTAAGGTCTGATGCGGAGGACACTGAATTGACACATCACGCGTCGACACCGGCTTCTTCGCCATCCCTACTATGGGACCTTGGTGATTCGGAGGCTGATCTTAATTATTCTTCGCAATCGACTTCGGATAACGACATACAGCCGCACGACTGGCGTAGGCCATTATCGCGATCAAGTGAGGAGGACAGTGGCTATTATTCACAATCTAATGGCCTATCCACTCCACCAAGAG CAACAGCATACTTAGCAG ATGCCTCTACACAAACTGACATATTCATTAAATCAGAag cTGTCGATGAGCCAGCCATCTTAGTTGGTGAGAATTTTATATTTACCCCCTCGGTGATTCGATACGCACCACCAGCGCAGGTGTTAGTTGCGG ATGCAACTGCGCAGATTGATGAGTTATTCATTCAACCAAACG ccgcCCCAAAACCTGCAATAGTTGCGG ATGCAACTGCGCAGATTGATGGGTTATTCATTCAACCAAACG cCGCCCCAGCGCATGTGTTAGTTGCGG ATGCAACTGCGCAGATTGATGAGTTATTCGTTCAACCAAACG TTATAATTCCACGTCTCATCAGGAGCGGGCCGCATGAGCTTCCTCGGGAACCTGGCACCCCGTTTGGATTCATTATTGACGAAGCGAGAGGTCGAtattattcatattattttgtctga